A single region of the Thunnus maccoyii chromosome 10, fThuMac1.1, whole genome shotgun sequence genome encodes:
- the si:ch73-22o12.1 gene encoding nectin-2 isoform X1 gives MARHDARNWHDCTKMTGLLFSVASILLIQGASGQRVKVEPEVLSYPGQTVNLRCAFTDATGIQLTMVTWIYEPKDGERLNIAVFHPNFDPNYPDSPVKGRVSFTPSPPNLASPSIQISDVRMTDEGKYICEYATYPSGNEQGITYLVMLAKPQNSASIVTVEAGTKPVVVARCESVDGRPAAGISWVTTANGNGTTVSKAGADNTVTVSSEYRMVPTPADNGKDISCVVTHRTQAKPESFPLKLAVQYAPKVTITGYDNNWYVGRTNVALICEATGNPVPISVQWKTMTGEMPDTVQIKDNQLKILKVDDAVNVTFVCEVKNRIGIGRDQITAIVREPSVNPSNAGVVAGAVIGSLLALLLVAALIAVLVTRSRRQQQGYRANGGSDMKTRIFGGGKKASKNGTGGGAGSGGVGGGNNNGPIYVYNESSSHQGLGEKNNHHQPLTIGGRPEVVTTTPTAQDILLSNELDDAERRKFDELEEDERYDHFTGGAPILQLRPPHDQDDIIGDYLDDDMESQRDGSVISRTAVYV, from the exons gAGCGTCAGGTCAGCGGGTGAAGGTGGAGCCAGAGGTGTTGTCATATCCTGGTCAGACAGTCAACCTGCGCTGTGCCTTCACTGATGCCACTGGGATTCAGCTCACAATG GTCACATGGATCTATGAGCCGAAGGACGGAGAAAGGCTCAACATTGCCGTGTTTCACCCCAACTTTGATCCCAACTACCCCGACTCACCTGTGAAGGGCAGGGTCAGCTTCACACCAAGTCCCCCCAACCTGGCCAGCCCTTCCATCCAGATAAGCGACGTTAGGATGACTGATGAGGGGAAGTACATCTGCGAGTATGCCACCTACCCCAGCGGCAACGAGCAGGGCATCACCTACCTGGTCATGCTTG CTAAGCCCCAGAACTCGGCCTCCATCGTAACAGTGGAAGCAGGCACTAAGCCGGTCGTTGTGGCACGATGTGAGTCTGTAGATGGCCGCCCCGCTGCCGGGATCTCCTGGGTGACCACAGCCAATGGCAATGGGACAACAGTGTCTAAGGCGGGAGCAGACAACACCGTGACAGTAAGCAGCGAGTACCGCATGGTTCCCACACCAGCAGACAATGGGAAAGACATCAGCTGCGTGGTGACACACAGAACCCAGGCCAAACCAGAGAGCTTCCCATTGAAACTGGCAGTTCAAT ACGCCCCTAAGGTGACAATAACAGGTTATGACAACAATTGGTATGTGGGTCGTACAAATGTGGCGCTCATCTGCGAGGCTACCGGAAACCCCGTTCCAATCTCCGTCCAGTGGAAGAC TATGACAGGAGAGATGCCAGACACGGTCCAGATTAAAGACAACCAGCTGAAGATACTGAAGGTGGATGACGCTGTCAACGTCACTTTTGTCTGTGAGGTCAAGAACCGCATAGGGATTGGCAGGGACCAGATCACAGCCATTGTCAGGG AGCCCTCAGTGAACCCATCCAATGCCGGCGTGGTGGCGGGGGCTGTGATTGGCTCCCTGCTGGCCCTCCTTTTGGTCGCCGCTCTCATCGCAGTGCTTGTCACCCGTAGCCGCAGACAACAGCAGGGTTACCGAGCCAATGGCGGCAGTGACATGAAGACACGCATATTTGGTGGCGGCAAGAAGGCCAGCAAGAATGGAACAGGTGGAGGCGCAGGCAGCGGTGGCGTGGGAGGCGGTAACAACAACGGCCCCATCTATGTTTACAACGAGAGTTCCTCCCACCAGGGCCTCGGAGAGAAAAACAACCACCACCAGCCGCTCACCATTGGGGGCCGGCCTGAAGTTGTCACCACTACACCCACTGCCCAAGACATCCTGCTAAGCAATGAGTTAGACGACGCGGAGAGGAGGAAGTTTGATGAGCTTGAGGAGGACGAGCGGTATGACCACTTCACCGGAGGCGCCCCCATCCTTCAGCTTCGCCCACCTCATGACCAGGACGATATTATTGGAGATTACCTGGATGATGACATGGAGTCCCAGCGGGATGGCTCTGTCATCTCACGGACTGCTGTCTACGTatag